CATCTCCTCAGGAAATTCACCTTTTGCTCGGTTTGTCTTTCCTCCAACAACCACTGCTGTTCCATCTTGCAAGGCCCaaaccttaaaaaattaatggaagaGCACAGATCAATGAGTACGTGAACAAAGGGATATGTGCATAAATTGTGATGCTAATTTGTTGGTTAGAAAAAGAACTGATGCTCATTTGGAGAAACTGTGTATGTTATGCTCAGTCACATTAACTCTGCTCACGGTTCAATGTTTAGTAACTTTATGCCATGTCATGCCACACCTGATGACGAATCTTCTTGTGAccatcaaaataaaacatttacaaccttGATCTGTTGGCTGAAAGCATGAAGTTTCCTCTTCAATAAGCATGTAGTCGGCTCATTTCAAGAACAGAATGTTTACCTGGGTATGAGATAAATAACTGATGCAAGTCGTGAGCATAAGAGCGCCAAACCCAGCATATACAATTGGCACACCTGGGTCGGTCTGAGAAATAAGTAGGTTTAGCTCTGAGAAGCATCGAGAAATATTTAAGATAGCTGCAAGGCCATTACCTTCAAGTTAAGACCAGTACTGCCTATGGCATCAACAATAACAATTTTCGTGCCCCCAATGTCAATTGGAAGCTTAGAGTTTGGCCTCCGTACTCCAGCAAATTTACCATCTTGATCATAAAGGACAATTGATTGCAGATCACGAGCAAGCATTGATCTGACCATACattataaatgaaaaagaagttaGAGCATAGCCATCTgaatataaaatgaaagaaatagacATGTTGGAGGTGAATATGGCACAAAAACATTACTAATCCTCAGGTAGATGTATTTCACATATCAATATATGCAACTGATGCTCTTTATGATCACAATAGTGGTTTACTTGGCATTTCACATATGTTTAAACAAAAAACACTTCCTAGCAAACTGCTCAAAGGTCAAATTCTGCCCCCACAAAGCTAATGTAGATTATTTTTTGTAGCATACTATGCCATATTTTTGTCCTGCTCTTCTTCTATCAACCTAGAAATAGGTGTCCATAACTGAGACTTAATGATTCTCAGATCTTCAAGCAACACTTACAAATATCCCACAAGTGCCTACATAACAAGGAACTTTAAAGTGAACACTGGAGCAAAAAAGAACTACTCTACTCTGGTCCGGTTTTCAGATTCAGAAATAACCTCAAAAACATCTGCCTTACATTTTACTCATTATCAAAGGAATAAATCTCAAAACGTGGCCCCACAAATTAATATATGCAGAAGTCAGAGTCTCGACTACACATGCAGAGAGATGCTTACATTCCCTTCACGCTAGAGGCATCAGTGTCACTGACTGGCAAGAATGTCCCGAAAAGCTTCTTGTCTCCGTTGATCTGCAGAGGTGCCATGGGCAAATTAAAGGGCCCTTCACTGTCTTTAAGCACTTGTAGAGCAGAAAAACTCCAATCTGTCTGGTATATGGTGAAGCCACCATATCTCAAAGGGTCATTTACACTAATTGTTTTTCTCATAACCTCCTTTCCACCAAGGTCAAACAATGATAAATCAGTGTGAAACTGTGATACCTGCATCAATGAATATTTTAAGATgatgaagcaagaaaaaataaataaataaaaggaaaggttCCAACAATGAACCTACAGGAACCTATTGCTAACAAGAAGGATTTCTAAATTTCTCAGTTCCATATAGgttcaattatttttcatgaCAACAACATGAGAATGCAGAATAACCATGAGATAAACATAAAAGCTTCTCTTTGTTTATCTTCCTATTCTATCTTTCACACATACAAAAATGACATACCTCCCCACTATCATAGTAGTCCATGTAGAATCTGTTGACATGAACTTCAGTGTTAAATTCTTCAGAGGGATTAGAGAGAAAACCAGTAGGTCCCAATACATCTCCTATAACGAAATTTAGCCCCTGAGGGACAGTAACTGAACCTTTGAAGCTTCCTGTAGCACTAAGGGTTCCACCTGCCATTATCAGCAGCATCGCCAAGTGCACACCAATAGGAGCGAAGCGGCCAGCCAAGCCCTTGAAAGCATATAGTGATGGTCCTTTCAGAAAAACCTAGAGTAAATTTAAGAAGAAGAATTAGAGAGAATATAGTATCCATGGATCGGCAACCTTATTGCATAAGATAGGCATCACATGGCTATTGTCAATGAACTCATCTGAATAGGTCTACGTCCCCAGTGCCAGTGAAAGAATGGAATTGTCGATTAATTAAAGTTAGCATTCATGGTGTTTCACTTATTGAGGTAGAATAAATTCAACTTTGCACTGTCATAATAAATAGATATTGGAGTTCTAGAGCACCCATTTTGACCAGTATGCAAACTAATTGAGCTACTGAGAATACAAaaattgattgatcaaattgaagaaagagaaagtacAATGGTTGGACCTCATATCCAGAACCCATCAAAATGATGCCCAAATCTTGCACTGATGCTCTAGAAAGCCTCTCCGAAAATTCCTGCTTTCGAATGGCCTCGGAGGATTGCAAAAAATTCCACCTGCACATATCAATTTATGTGGCTAAGATATTGCTGCATTGACTTAACTGAAGAGGAGTATTTGTAGAGAAAGTAGTCAAACCTTCTGGCAACCTTGACAAGCGGAATTTGCGTTGTGTAAGTGCACGCCATGAGTGAAGTGCCCAGAAGAACCAAAGTCCCAAGAAAAATTGGGGACGAGTACATGTGGTCGAAACCAAGTGTGAGAACCCATCTCCAAGTAAAGAATCCCAATGCAGGATTGTCTTCGGGGTATCTCTGGAAATAAAAATCAGGAGCCTCTCCTTGATCAATGATAGTGCCTATACATTGACAATATATCAGGCTAGTGTTGCACCAATCCTAAAGAATTCCGTGCAATTCCTCATCATTTCATGTGAATGAATGTGAAGAAGGAATTGGGCAAATAGCTCACAATTCACAAGTTCAAAAAGCAGAGCAAacaattgaaattgaaaaattcacaaaatgTAAGCTTTCCTGCACCAAAATGAGGCTCTATTTACCACCTTCACCCCCAAACAGACAAACATTCTATCGCAACCCAGCCAGGCCGAAGCTACCCATTTCACAAAATTCTCTCCTAAATACAAGCAAACAATAAAGAAGCAACCAgcgaatcaaaagaaaaatatgaacttgaaaaaaaaagaagaagaaggcaaaagGGTTCAAACATACCAAGAGCCATGAGTGCAGCAACAGTGGCCATTTCTCCAATTGCCAAAGGCAAGTTAGACAAGACAGACAAAACCCTCCTGGGCAACCTCTTCAACCACATCCCCATGGCcccatttttatcattctccAACGGTTTCTCCGCTTCGacaccatcttcttcctcagccaGAGGAGGAGGCATATTCTCAGAGAGCAGGATCTTCTGGGAGATGAGCTTTGTGCTGCTTTTGGTGGTGTCCTTTTGCGAGGATTTCAGCTTGCAGGAAATGGGGGAAGGGAGGTTTCTCTGGGTGGTCttggggtggtggtggtgaatTTGGAAGGGTTTAAGTGGAATTCTTCTGGGTGAAGGTGGGTTCAGAGGATTTGTGAACGTGTTGAGGGACTCCATGGATGCAGAGTTTCGTGAAGAACAGGGGAGAGGCTTCTCAGAGCACCAGCAGTGTCTGAGCTTAACCGCCGTTTCCAGTTGGTGGTTTAGCGGGTTTTTGTTCATTTCGGATAAGGTtgcgatttttttatttgcaagaaattttGCTCCTCTGATAAAAGCAAggtattcttttctttccttcctgaTCATAAAAAATGCTGAGTTTATTTAAACTAATGGAATTTACTGATTTGGTTTTCAATTCTGTAACTTTGaatgagggaaaaaaataaataatgttacACATGGGTTATCCACGTAATAATATTTAACTCAAATCGGGATATACCAAATAACATGaataatcattttccaaattgaaGAAATATGGTAGATTAGAAGGATTATTATATTCTAATGTAAGTTAAATACCGTACATGGATAATACATGTGTGACATTTTTTTGTGGTTCGCTGTTCAAACGTATTGGGTTGAAGCCAAACAAgtaaaattcattaatttagattaatgaaaaaataatgttgaACACCTTTCATATATTTGGGGAACCAAAttaaatatacataaaaaaattcagagatcatattgaacaaattaaaaatttatgaaattacaTGTTAAAATTTATATGTTAAACTAAAAAACTTATATCTATATCCATGATGAaacatttattctaaattatatggtatttttgtcttttattttattattttatttctttatttcttctttttcttttgagcaGCCCTCGTCGGCATTGGGTGAGGGTAACCTTGCCCCACACCAACGAAGGAGGCCCTTGCCCAACCCAGCCAAAGGCTACCCTCGCCCGATGCCAGTGAGGGCGGCCCTAGCTAGCCCAAGCTAGGGTAAGGGTTGCCctcctagatctagtgagggccaTCCTCACCCAACACCAAAGAGGGGGTGCCCTTGGCAAATCTAGCAAGGATGGCCCTTGCCCGACCCAACTAAGGGCAGCCCTTGCCTAAGTTCAGCTTTTTTCCACCATGGCCGACGGAggcaagagagaagaagaaaaaatttataaaaaaaaaaaaaagaaaaaaaaaagaaaaatagaaaaaaaagatgaaaatgcttTTAATAAGGTAAATGTGTAACGAGTGgaaaaatttgggattttgtggctttttccctttaaattatCCTTTTTTTAATTGACCTTCATAACTTGTTTCGTGAGAAATGATCTTATTATTCGATTCAAttttaaatgagattaaaaaagtATCCTCATAGTCAAGTACCAAGTGATGATACATTCGAATTCCGACACGATTGGTACAATCAGCTCCCAACATATATtcggaaaaaatatataataatctCATCGAAAATTATGCACGCGAAGAACATGTGCATATATGCCTAGACCGGCACAGCATGTGGGCCCCACGGCATCGCTTGATATCTAGGCATGagatattttcaactttatttttgttccctagcTTTGGCTATGGAAATTAT
This Eucalyptus grandis isolate ANBG69807.140 chromosome 7, ASM1654582v1, whole genome shotgun sequence DNA region includes the following protein-coding sequences:
- the LOC104452655 gene encoding cytochrome c biogenesis protein CCS1, chloroplastic, yielding MESLNTFTNPLNPPSPRRIPLKPFQIHHHHPKTTQRNLPSPISCKLKSSQKDTTKSSTKLISQKILLSENMPPPLAEEEDGVEAEKPLENDKNGAMGMWLKRLPRRVLSVLSNLPLAIGEMATVAALMALGTIIDQGEAPDFYFQRYPEDNPALGFFTWRWVLTLGFDHMYSSPIFLGTLVLLGTSLMACTYTTQIPLVKVARRWNFLQSSEAIRKQEFSERLSRASVQDLGIILMGSGYEVFLKGPSLYAFKGLAGRFAPIGVHLAMLLIMAGGTLSATGSFKGSVTVPQGLNFVIGDVLGPTGFLSNPSEEFNTEVHVNRFYMDYYDSGEVSQFHTDLSLFDLGGKEVMRKTISVNDPLRYGGFTIYQTDWSFSALQVLKDSEGPFNLPMAPLQINGDKKLFGTFLPVSDTDASSVKGISMLARDLQSIVLYDQDGKFAGVRRPNSKLPIDIGGTKIVIVDAIGSTGLNLKTDPGVPIVYAGFGALMLTTCISYLSHTQVWALQDGTAVVVGGKTNRAKGEFPEEMNRLLNRVPEIVGQSASEHSEDRGG